In the genome of Oncorhynchus gorbuscha isolate QuinsamMale2020 ecotype Even-year linkage group LG05, OgorEven_v1.0, whole genome shotgun sequence, the window GATTTAATAGTGTGTTGAATGATTATTCACCAACAAAAATCACATAAGGAGGAGGCAGGTACCCTTgcggttaagagcgttgtgccagtaaccgaaaggtcgctggtttgaaacCCCAATCTgaataggtgaaaaatctgtcgatgtgtccttgagcaagacaAACCTAATTTGCTCATCTAAATTGCTCTTTAttaaaagagtctgctaaatgactaaaatgtcaaacatACACATCAACTGATTTGTCATGTCACTGTCTTGATACTCACCCCCTTCGTAGCAGGATTTATTCACTAGTCCAGGGTTGTCTGCCAGCTCTGTGTTGATTTCAGTTACCTCTCCAGTCAGAGGAGAGTACAACTCACTAGCAGCCTTCACGCTTTCCAAAGCACCAAACTCCTCTGAAACACAAGCAAAGGACATGCAAAACCCTCCTTACTGGCAACAAAGCTCATTTACTTGTGGGAGGAAACTTAAACCTGAATAAAAATCTCACCCATTTGTTCAAGTTTTTGCCCCACCTCAGGGAGTCCACAAAACACCACATCACCTAATGCTTCCTACAATGGAGGGACACAAATTGTAACATTTTAGCAGATATTCATATTTGAAGTATACCTTGAGGAAAGTATGGGAAGAATTCTAACGTGTAACTGATTTCATGAAGCATAAAATAAGGCCAATGAAAGTTGTGGTAAACTTAGTTATTGCACAAatatggatgtcataaggtgaatgcaccaatttgtaagtcactctggataagagcgtctgctaaatgacttaaatgtaaatgtaaatcagatTGGCCCTCAAATTTTAAGTCAGgcataatactaatactaatataataataatataataatttaagTCAATAGTTATACATATGTAAAATTGTATCTGTCTTTGTATTGCAGGACAAGGTGCAAAGTCCTAAAATAAATCTCTCAAGACAATAAAGGCATTATGTAGACCAATAAATGTCATATTATCAGTAATTAAGAAACAGCAGCACACTAAATCATTGATTAAAGTATCAACCAAACTACCTACCTGAGCAAAATTGCTGATGCCAACTGTACCAACTCCACCCTCTACTCGTACCCACTCATGCTTGTCTGTGAATTTGAGGGCTGTAAAAAATAGACATTCACGTCAGATAATGGGATGTATGTGCATAGAAAAACAGCAGACTAATAAAGTATTAGTACACTACACTGACTAGTTGACATGGCCATAAACttgaaaaacaaaaaaatgtcaaGTTCTGTGTCCTATGAGTACACAAtcagtttttttttgggggggtgctAACTTCACTAAGTACCCATCCCAAACATTGCCCTTGATACTTACCGTCCAAAGGACACTAATGTACTATGGACCAGAGCCATAAAGTATTGTGCAAAACTACAAACCTAATTTAAAATACTGCATGATGGCAAAAGATACCATTAATGTACTGCCCACATTCAGCCCTGTAATGTCAAACTAGATGTGAATTGTATTACTATCACCATTGAGATGTCAATTGCTCAAACAATGTACCAGCATTCTCCAGCTATTACTGTACACAGTATGAGTGGTGGGAGGGAGCACACACATTTAACAGTTCTCTATTggttgaagtaaaaaaaaaaatcatcctTCCTCTAATCTGCTATGTAGGCTGTTCCTTCTATTAAATTAACTAGTAATATTTTATACTATTTTGACAGATATGTAATCCAGATTTTGAGCAAGAAACATTAAAATATGGTTTATGTAAAACGCTGTCAATCTTTCCCGATATGCTGGGGAGGAATGAAATGCCTCAGtgtccaatgctagcatcagatCATGCAGGAAAAAAATACAGGTTTAAACCAGATTGTGAACTGTGCATGATGCTGGGGCATGGCTGGTTTGTCTGAAAGCCTCAGGGGAGAGCCTTACCTTAATGGAGAGCTTCAATATCATTTAGACTAAACCACCACACA includes:
- the LOC124035747 gene encoding glycine cleavage system H protein, mitochondrial-like, whose protein sequence is MAMRVAFRCLSVNFSTVLVQLSRPVQISANRLLWKANTARTLSTASRLFTALKFTDKHEWVRVEGGVGTVGISNFAQEALGDVVFCGLPEVGQKLEQMEEFGALESVKAASELYSPLTGEVTEINTELADNPGLVNKSCYEGGWLIKMTIDNPAELDGLMDDGSYDKLIKSLDE